From one Gemmatimonadaceae bacterium genomic stretch:
- a CDS encoding PAS domain S-box protein — MPETQPQDHHEFAPREQGDSADRALANALPHIIWTADAQGELEWVNDRWFELTGLTEEQTLTDKGALEPVHPDDRDELWRRWAHALETETQFEIEYRIRNRDGEYRWHLGRSSPLRDSSGKVVRWLAVAIDIHDRHAAEDALRASERRFETVFDLSPQALAITRASDGRFLTVNDALGRLFGYSREELLGKTSVELGIWSAEERVAFVESLNAGLRPSVELTKRRKDGQMIRVALSSAKSEIDGVPCLVNSVTDVTSQRANEDALRRADHLKDEFLALLSHELRNPLTPILTSARLLERQVDAEGRQDVDVIVRQVKHLVRLVDDLLDLSRVARGTVNLSKKRLDLAAVVSRAVESTSPLFEERSHRLEVSIPELGLEVEGDEVRLTQVVDNLLSNAARYTPPGGVVTVTGAREDDNVVLRVRDTGIGIDTSLLPDMFDSFVQGARGPDRAGGGLGIGLSLVRTLTELHGGTATAHSDGPGKGAEFSIRLPSAATSGGATASASEQDAHDTTSTSARVLLVDDHSDVVEGLSRLLSVLGYDVRAVRNPIEAIEVAESFRPQFAILDIGLPTMDGYTLARELRARLSDTPPTLIALSGYGQPQDRYRSDASGFAVHLVKPIDVDELVAALVPSSVPV; from the coding sequence ATGCCAGAGACCCAACCTCAGGATCACCACGAATTTGCGCCGCGCGAGCAAGGCGATTCCGCCGATCGCGCGCTCGCCAACGCCCTGCCCCACATCATCTGGACGGCGGACGCACAGGGGGAGCTCGAGTGGGTCAACGATCGCTGGTTCGAGCTCACGGGGCTGACGGAAGAGCAGACGCTCACCGACAAGGGAGCGCTCGAACCCGTGCATCCGGACGATCGCGACGAGCTGTGGCGCCGTTGGGCTCACGCGCTCGAAACCGAGACGCAGTTCGAAATCGAGTATCGCATTCGGAATCGGGACGGCGAGTATCGGTGGCACCTTGGACGCAGCTCACCGCTGCGCGACTCGAGCGGCAAGGTCGTGCGTTGGCTCGCCGTGGCAATCGACATCCACGACCGCCATGCCGCCGAAGACGCGCTGCGGGCCTCGGAGCGAAGATTCGAAACCGTATTCGACCTGAGCCCACAAGCTCTCGCCATCACGCGCGCATCGGACGGACGCTTCCTCACGGTCAACGACGCGCTGGGCAGGCTTTTCGGCTACAGCCGCGAAGAGTTGCTCGGCAAAACGTCCGTGGAGCTCGGAATCTGGTCCGCCGAAGAACGCGTGGCGTTTGTCGAATCGTTGAACGCCGGGTTGCGTCCGAGCGTGGAGCTCACGAAGCGGCGAAAGGACGGCCAGATGATCCGAGTCGCCCTCTCGAGCGCGAAGTCCGAAATCGACGGCGTGCCCTGTTTGGTGAACTCGGTCACGGACGTAACGTCTCAACGGGCGAATGAGGATGCGCTCCGGCGGGCCGATCACCTGAAGGACGAGTTCCTCGCGCTGCTCTCCCACGAGCTTCGCAATCCGTTGACGCCGATCCTCACATCCGCGCGGCTTCTCGAGCGCCAAGTCGACGCGGAAGGCCGGCAAGACGTCGACGTCATCGTCAGGCAGGTGAAACACCTCGTGCGCCTCGTGGACGACCTGCTCGACCTGTCACGCGTTGCTCGCGGAACGGTCAACCTCTCGAAAAAGCGGCTCGATCTCGCCGCGGTGGTGTCGCGCGCGGTCGAATCGACGTCGCCGCTCTTCGAGGAGCGGAGTCACCGCCTCGAGGTCTCGATTCCCGAATTGGGACTCGAGGTCGAGGGCGACGAGGTGCGGCTGACGCAGGTGGTCGACAATCTGCTCTCGAACGCCGCGCGCTACACGCCGCCCGGCGGCGTCGTAACCGTGACGGGCGCGCGCGAAGACGACAACGTCGTGCTTCGCGTACGCGACACCGGGATCGGCATCGACACGTCGCTCCTCCCGGACATGTTCGACTCGTTCGTGCAAGGCGCGCGCGGACCCGACCGTGCCGGAGGCGGACTGGGTATCGGATTGTCGCTCGTTCGCACGCTCACCGAGTTGCACGGTGGAACCGCGACGGCGCACAGCGACGGGCCGGGAAAAGGGGCCGAGTTCAGTATTCGCCTGCCGAGCGCGGCGACGTCGGGAGGTGCGACAGCCAGCGCCTCCGAGCAGGACGCGCATGACACGACTTCAACGAGCGCGCGCGTTCTGCTCGTCGACGACCATAGCGACGTCGTCGAGGGGTTGTCGCGTTTGCTGTCCGTACTCGGCTACGACGTTCGCGCCGTTCGGAATCCGATCGAGGCGATCGAAGTCGCCGAGTCGTTCCGGCCGCAGTTCGCCATTCTCGACATCGGCCTGCCGACGATGGACGGCTACACGCTGGCGCGAGAGCTTCGCGCCCGTCTTTCCGACACGCCGCCCACGCTCATCGCGCTGAGCGGCTACGGCCAACCACAGGACCGCTATCGCAGCGACGCATCCGGCTTCGCGGTCCACCTGGTCAAACCGATCGACGTCGACGAGTTGGTCGCCGCCCTCGTACCGTCATCCGTTCCGGTCTGA